One window from the genome of Nicotiana sylvestris chromosome 9, ASM39365v2, whole genome shotgun sequence encodes:
- the LOC138878763 gene encoding uncharacterized protein — protein MIQNLVFPADLLEMPFQDYDVIIGMDCLHRHHALVDCRLKQVTFRTPAYSHMVVQGERSLTSNIISAVLARKMICQGCDAYLAHIVDTRLGSPSLKDIPTMCDFPDVFPDDLPELPPEREIEFPIDLVNGTTPISIAPYRMAPAE, from the coding sequence ATGATTCAAAATCTGGTCTTCCCTGCCGACTTGCTTGAAATGCCCTTCCAAGACTATGATGTTATTATTGGCATGGATTGTCTCCATAGGCACCATGCATTGGTTGATTGTAGGTTGAAGCAAGTGACATTTAGAACTCCTGCATATTCACATATGGTAGTTCAAGGAGAAAGATCATTGACATCTAATATTATTTCTGCGGTCTTGGCAAGGAAGATGATTTGTCAAGGTTGTGATGCCTATCTTGCTCATATAGTCGATACACGATTGGGGAGTCCAAGTCTTAAGGACATACCAACCATGTGcgactttcctgatgtatttcctgatgaTCTTCCTGAGTTGCCTCCAGAAAGGGAGATTGAATTTCCTATAGATCTTGTCAATGGAACTACTCCTATTTCTATCGCTCCTTATAGAATGGCTCCAGCTGAATAA